DNA from Bacteroides zoogleoformans:
TTGCCAGTTGCCCAGTTTCCGGTAGGCGTTTCCCCTCAGGTAGTAGGCCTCGTCTTTCTGGGGGAAGTCCGTTTGTAACATTTCGTCCAGCAGTCCGATAGCTTGTTCCGCATCGCCCTTGTTGATAAGTTCTTTGATGGTCTTCAGTCGTTCCATATCTACAAAATATCCGGATTATCGAACACAAAGATAGTTTTTATTTGAAGATTATGAATAACTTCACTATGAAAAAGAGAAAAAACAATGTATCGGCCGTTCTGCTCCGCATCAACTCCGTATCCGCTCCGCACCAAGTACGTATCATCTCCGTACCACCTCCGTATCAACTCCGCATAAGGGTACCTTTATGCGGAGTTGATACGGAGGTGGTACGGACTTGGTACGGTTCGGAACGCTGCGTCCGGGATTTTTCAGACGCGGATGACGCAGATTAAAAAATAAAGAAATCCGCGTCATCCGCGTCATCCGCGTCTGAAGAATGTCTTTGGCCGGCCAAGGAGACAGGTGGGGTGAGTACAGACAGCCGCTCTTTCTCAATATTCCACCTCTCCCCCTTCTTTTACGCCTTTTTGGGGATTTGTCACCTCCTTTTCGGGAATTTGTCACTAT
Protein-coding regions in this window:
- a CDS encoding tetratricopeptide repeat protein is translated as MERLKTIKELINKGDAEQAIGLLDEMLQTDFPQKDEAYYLRGNAYRKLGNWQQALNDYRRAIDLNPQSPARHARQMAMDILNFYNKDMYNQ